AAACATAGAGAAAACAAGAGAATCGACAAGCTGATGAAAAACGCCGGATTCTACAGCCTGAAAGACTTTGATGGGTTCAGATTTGACGAAGTGACACTACCGTCTTTGGTTACCCCGGAATACCTGAAGAACTGTAATTTTCTAGAGACTAAATCCAATATTGTTATGTATGGCAACGTTGGAACCGGCAAGACATATTTGTCCACTGCTATTGGAGTGGAGGCCTGCAAGATGGGGATTGAAACTCGTTTTTTCAGAACTGCCGCTTTGGTTAACAAGCTGTCTGAAGAGAAGAAAAAAGGGACATTATCAAAGTTCATGAAGCAGATCCTGAAATCAGAGCTTCTGATCCTGGATGAATGGGGATATGTCCCACTTGACCGCATGGGTGCCCAATTATTATTTGAAATTATATCTGA
Above is a window of Oceanispirochaeta sp. M1 DNA encoding:
- the istB gene encoding IS21-like element helper ATPase IstB, with product MISEVADCCRELRLSHNIVDMAETIEAENHVDFLVQLFRSELKHRENKRIDKLMKNAGFYSLKDFDGFRFDEVTLPSLVTPEYLKNCNFLETKSNIVMYGNVGTGKTYLSTAIGVEACKMGIETRFFRTAALVNKLSEEKKKGTLSKFMKQILKSELLILDEWGYVPLDRMGAQLLFEIISECYERKSLIINTNLEFSRWVNVFYDEQMTSAIVDRILHHCHLLLFEGQSNRIKESGLRE